The Clarias gariepinus isolate MV-2021 ecotype Netherlands chromosome 7, CGAR_prim_01v2, whole genome shotgun sequence genome includes a window with the following:
- the cfdp1 gene encoding craniofacial development protein 1, producing the protein MMNYSDYDSEDYSSNEDEDYVPSDDNLSEDDLNECEKEDGLEADDQSEAQTKQINKKKKSNKGLCARKRKKGGLKLEEGGKDGTDNKKEEELKRPDEESLPEPESTQGGEEKQKKKADDLWASFLSDVGPRPKAVAPGSQQITEDSDKVRKSSTESSHKERKAAEASTVTITKVYDFAGEEVRVTKEVDAESREAKSFLKKEEKEDEEQTSMSKASAESSLTAGPSVKRPAGMGSILNRLGGKKPKMSTLEKSKLDWDMFKTEEGITEELAIHNRGKEGYVERKNFLERVDQRQFQLEKNVRLSNMKQ; encoded by the exons ATGATGAATTATTCGGACTACGACTCTGAGGATTACTCCTCTAATGAAGATGAAGACTATGTTCCCTCTG ATGACAACCTGAGTGAGGATGACTTGAATGAGTGTGAAAAGGAAGATGGCCTGGAAGCAGATGACCAAAGTGAAGCACAGACTAAGCAGATcaataagaaaaagaagtcAAATAAAGGCCTTTGTGCAAG aaaaaggaaaaaaggaggaTTGAAGCTGGAAGAAGGAGGCAAAGATGGCACAGACAACAAGAAAGAGGAAGAGCTGAAACGTCCTGATGAAGAGTCACTTCCGGAACCAGAATCCACTCAAGGCGGAgaggagaagcagaagaaaaaGGCAGATGATCTTTGGGCTAGCTTTTTAAGTGATGTCGGCCCAAGACCAAAAGCTGTGGCCCCAGGCTCGCAACAG ATCACAGAAGATTCAGACAAAGTTAGGAAGTCCAGCACAGAGTCTTCACACAAAGAACGGAAAGCTGCAGAGGCCTCCACAGTCACAATAACAAAGGTGTATGACTTTGCTGGAGAAGAAGTTCG GGTTACTAAAGAGGTGGATGCTGAGTCGCGCGAGGCTAAAAGCTTTCtcaaaaaagaggaaaaggaaGATGAGGAGCAGACCTCCATGTCTAAAGCTTCAGCTGAATCCTCACTCACTGCTGGACCCAG CGTGAAGAGACCAGCGGGGATGGGCAGTATCCTGAACCGGCTTGGAGGAAAGAAGCCTAAAATGAGCACTCTAGAGAAGTCCAAGCtggactgggacatgttcaaaACAGAAGAGGGCATCACTGAAGAGCTGGCCATTCATAATCGTGGTAAAGAAGG GTATGTGGAGAGGAAGAACTTTCTGGAGAGAGTGGACCAGCGGCAGTTTCAGCTGGAGAAGAACGTTCGCCTTAGCAACATGAAACAATGA